The Brachyhypopomus gauderio isolate BG-103 chromosome 12, BGAUD_0.2, whole genome shotgun sequence genome window below encodes:
- the usp47 gene encoding LOW QUALITY PROTEIN: ubiquitin carboxyl-terminal hydrolase 47 (The sequence of the model RefSeq protein was modified relative to this genomic sequence to represent the inferred CDS: deleted 2 bases in 2 codons) produces MEMVPSEENQLVPKEGVFWSCRQSILEEMKKRFSQIESAAEEPRVLCIVQDTTNAKTVNERLTLNLPASTTLAKLYEDVAHKAGYVNGTFELAWGNVVEMAPLEHASEMSLVESGFEPGKRNFLQLTDKDGEQPQIASDESGTADSSGLDDSSQERFIGPLPRDGTVGCISDYSSPSYSYSSILNKSDTGYVGLVNQAMTCYLNSLLQTLFMTPEFRNALYNWEFEESEEDPVTSIPYQLQRLFVLLQTSKKRAIETTDVTRSFGWDSSEAWQQHDVQELCRVMFDALEQKWKQTEQADLINQLYQGKLKDYVRCLECGYESWRIDTYLDIPLVIRPFGASQAFGSVEEALQAFIQPETLDGPNQYFCERCKKKCDARKGLRFLHFPYLLTLQLKRFDFDYTTMHRIKLNDRMTFPEELDMSPFMDLDDEKSPQTESCTDSGAENEGSCHSDQMSNDFSTDDGVDEGICLDSAGAAERVLKPKQSSLIFELFSVMVHSGSAAGGHYYACIKSFSDGQWYSFNDQHVSKITQDDIRKTYGGTSGSRGYYSSAFASSTNAYMLIYRLKDPSRNTKYLDVEDFPEHIKRLVQREKESEEQEKRQREIERNTCKIKLFCMHPIKMMMMESKLEVHKDKTLREATETAYKLMDLEGVVPLDCCRLVKYDEFHEYLECSYEGEEDMPMGLLLGGVKSSYMFDLLLETRRPDQVFQPYKPGEVMVKVHVVDLKSETIAAPVSVRAYLNQTITEFKQLIAQATGLSAETMRVVLERCYNDLRLLYVPSKTLKADGFFRSNKVFVESSDSADHQVTFTDSLLWKLLDLHGNTIRLFVSLPVQSPGPLAHRTSCPKVSRDSEDSFEGAKGGDQSVEAILEESTEKLKNLSLQQQQQQTSSTSDSQKSSDHSDFEHIEFPEPSQEAGRTDVRGRPAGASSDPENQFASEERSDSDANNDRSTSSVDSDILSSSHSSDTLCNVDSGPLPLANGLDSHSITSSRRSKAHEGKKETWDTAEEDSGTDSEYDENGKSKGEAQYLYFRAELFSQEDASADGQKCLLVHVDKRITLAAFKQNLEPFVGVAATQFKVFRVYANNQEFESVRLNETLSSFSDDNKVTIRLGRALKKGEYRVKVYQLLVNDPEPCKFLLDTVFAKGMTVRQSKEELLPQLGEQCKLDLTIDRFRLRKKTWKNPGTVFLDYHVYEEDINISSNWEVFLEALEEPERMKSMSQLAVLTRRWRPRQMKLEPFREVVLESSSVDELKEKLSEMSGIPLENLEFAKGRGTFPCDISVLEIHQDLDWNPKVSTLNVWPLYICDDGAVVFYRDSTEEPMELSEEERNDLMKKETSRLLKTGHRVSYSPRKEKALKIYLDGGPSKDPGQD; encoded by the exons ATGGAAATGGTGCCCAGCGAAGAGAACCAGCTTGTACCCAAAGAG GGTGTATTTTGGAGTTGCAGACAGAGTATTCTGGAGGAAATGAAGAAGAGGTTCTCTCAG ATAGAGAGCGCTGCTGAGGAACCTCGAGTGTTGTGTATAGTCCAGGACACCACCAACGCCAAGACC GTCAACGAGAGGCTCACCCTCAACCTCCCGGCATCCACCACCCTCGCCAAGCTCTACGAGGACGTCGCGCACAAGGCGGGCTATGTGAACGGCACCTTCGAACTGGCATGGGGCAACGTGGTGGAAATG GCCCCTTTGGAGCACGCCAGTGAGATGTCGCTGGTGGAATCCGGATTTGAGCCGGGAAAAAGGAACTTCCTGCAGCTCACAGACAAGGATGGCGAGCAGCCTCAGATAGCTTCT GACGAGTCGGGTACGGCAGACAGTAGCGGTCTGGACGACAGCTCCCAGGAGCGCTTCATCGGGCCTTTACCCCGGGACGGTACTGTAGGCTGCATCAGCGACTACAGCAGCCCCAGCTACTCCTACTCCTCCATACTCAACAAGTCTGACACAG gatACGTGGGGTTGGTCAATCAGGCCATGACCTGTTACCTGAACAGCTTACTGCAGACCCTGTTCATGACGCCAGAGTTTAGAAATGCACTGTACAA TTGGGAGTTTGAGGAGTCTGAGGAGGACCCAGTCACCAGTATCCCCTACCAGCTGCAGAGGCTGTTTGTGCTGCTCCAGACCAGTAAGAAGCGTGCCATCGAGACCACGGATGTGACGCGCAGCTTTGGCTGGGACAGCAGTGAGG CCTGGCAGCAGCATGATGTCCAGGAACTCTGTCGGGTCATGTTTGATGCCTTGGAGCAGAAGTGGAAACAAACAGAGCAG GCTGACCTTATAAACCAGCTGTACCAGGGCAAGCTGAAGGACTACGTGCGCTGTTTGGAGTGCGGCTACGAGAGCTGGCGTATCGACACGTACCTGGACATCCCTCTGGTCATCAGGCCCTTTGGTGCCAGCCAGGCGTTTGGCAGTGTG GAGGAGGCGCTGCAGGCCTTCATCCAGCCCGAGACTCTGGACGGGCCCAACCAGTACTTCTGTGAGCGCTGCAAGAAGAAATGTGACGCTCGTAAA GGCCTGAGGTTCCTGCACTTCCCGTATCTGCTGACTCTGCAGCTGAAGcgctttgactttgactacaCCACTATGCACCGCATTAAGCTCAACGACCGCATGACCTTCCCCGAAGAGCTCGACATGAGCCCCTTCATGGACCTGGACGACGAG AAGTCTCCCCAGACGGAGAGCTGCACAGACAGCGGCGCTGAAAATGAGGGCAGCTGCCACAGCGACCAGATGAGCAACGACTTCTCCACGGACGACGGCGTGGACGAAGGCATCTGCCTGGACAGCGCCGGCGCGGCCGAGCGGGTCCTGAAGCCGAAG CAGAGCTCGCTGATCTTTGAGCTGTTCTCTGTGATGGTGCATTCTGGGAGCGCGGCGGGGGGACACTACTACGCCTGCATCAAGTCGTTCAGCGATGGCCAGTGGTACAGCTTCAACGACCAGCACGTCAGCAAG ATCACGCAGGACGACATCAGGAAGACGTACGGCGGCACCTCAGGGAGCAGAGGCTACTAC TCCAGCGCCTTTGCCAG CTCCACAAATGCCTACATGCTTATTTACAGACTGAAGGATCCTTCGCGGAATACAA AGTATCTCGACGTGGAGGACTTCCCAGAGCACATAAAGCGCCTCgtgcagagagagaaggagtccGAGGAGCAGGAGAAGAGACAGCGAGAGATCGAACGCAACACGTGCAAG atCAAGCTGTTTTGCATGCATCCCAtcaagatgatgatgatggaaagCAAACTCGAGGTGCATAAGGACAAAACACTCAGAGAGGCCACTGAAACTGCATACAAG TTGATGGATCTAGAGGGCGTGGTCCCGCTGGACTGCTGCCGTCTGGTGAAGTACGATGAGTTCCACGAGTACCTGGAGTGCTCGTACGAGGGCGAGGAGGACATGCCCATGGGTCTGCTGCTCGGCGGGGTCAAGTCCTCCTACATGTTCGACCTGCTGCTGGAGACTCGCAGGCCCGACCAGGTGTTCCAGCCATACAAACCCGGAG AGGTGATGGTGAAGGTCCACGTGGTGGATCTAAAGAGTGAGACCATCGCTGCTCCCGTTAGCGTGCGGGCGTACCTGAACCAGACCATTACAGAGTTCAAGCAACTCATTGCACAG GCCACAGGGCTCTCTGCCGAAACCATGCGCGTCGTACTGGAGCGCTGCTATAACGATCTCCGCCTCCTCTACGTGCCCAGCAAGACACTTAAAGCAGACGGATTTTTCAGGAGTAACAAG gtttttGTGGAGAGCTCCGACTCTGCAGACCACCAGGTCACGTTTACCGACTCCCTCTTGTGGAAGCTGTTGGACCTACACGGGAACACGATCAGACTCTTTGTGTCGCTCCCTGTGCAGTCGCCCGGCCCTCTGGCCCACAGAACTAGTTGCCCCAAAGTGAGCCGTGACTCCGAGGACTCGTTCGAGGGGGCAAAAGGCGGAGATCAGTCTGTGGAGGCCATCCTAGAGGAGAGCACGGAGAAGCTGAAGAACCTCTCcctccagcagcagcagcagcagacctCCAGCACCAGCGACAGCCAGAAGAGCTCCGACCACAGCGACTTTGAGCACATAGAGTTCCCCGAGCCCTCCCAGGAGGCCGGCCGGACGGACGTCCGCGGCCGTCCGGCCGGGGCCTCCTCCGACCCGGAGAACCAGTTCGCCTCGGAAGAGCGTTCCGACTCGGACGCCAACAACGATCGCAGCACGAGCTCGGTGGACTCTGACATCCTGAGCTCCAGTCACAGCAGCGACACGCTGTGCAACGTGGACAGTGGCCCCCTGCCGCTGGCCAACGGGCTCGACTCACACAGCATCACCAGCAGCCGACGTTCGAAGGCGCACGAGGGCAAGAAGGAGACGTGGGACACGGCGGAGGAAGACTCCGGCACCGACAGCGAGTACGACGAGAACGGCAAGAGCAAAGGGGAGGCGCAGTACCTGTACTTCAGGGCGGAGCTCTTCTCACAGGAGGACGCGTCCGCGGACGGCCAGAAAT GTCTGCTCGTCCACGTCGACAAGAGAATCACGCTGGCGGCGTTCAAACAGAACCTGGAGCCGTTTGTGGGTGTGGCCGCCACGCAGTTCAAGGTTTTCCGAGTCTACGCCAACAACCAGGAGTTTGAGAGCGTGCGGCTCAACGAgactctctcctccttctcggATGACAACAAG GTCACCATTCGGTTGGGAAGGGCACTAAAGAAGGGTGAATACAGGGTGAAGGTGTACCAGCTGCTAGTCAATGACCCAGAG CCCTGCAAGTTCCTGCTGGACACCGTGTTTGCGAAGGGCATGACTGTCAGGCAGTCCAAGGAGGAACTGCTTCCCCAGCTCGGAGAACAGTGCAAGCTGGACCTCACCATAGACAG GTTTCGACTCAGGAAGAAGACCTGGAAAAACCCAGGCACAGTGTTTCTGGACTATCACGTCTACGAGGAGGACATCAATATCTCCAGTAACTGGGAAGTCTTCCTCGAAGCTCTTGAAG AGCCGGAGCGGATGAAGTCCATGTCTCAGCTGGCCGTGCTGACGCGCCGTTGGCGACCCCGGCAGATGAAGCTGGAGCCCTTCCGGGAGGTGGTGCTGGAGAGCAGCAGCGTGGACGAGCTGAAGGAGAAG TTGAGTGAAATGAGTGGAATTCCTCTTGAGAACCTGGAATTTGCCAAG GGAAGAGGAACGTTTCCGTGTGACATATCTGTGTTGGAGATCCATCAGGATTTGGACTGGAATCCTAAAGTTTCTACACTCAACGTGTGGCCGCTGTACATCTGCGACGATGGTGCGGTGGTCTTCTACAG GGACAGCACCGAGGAGCCCATGGAGCTCTCCGAAGAGGAGCGCAACGATCTGATGAAGAAGGAGACCAGCCGGCTCCTGAAGACGGGCCACCGGGTCAGCTACTCGCCCCGCAAAGAGAAAGCCCTGAAGATCTACCTGGACGGCGGCCCCAGTAAAGACCCGGGCCAGGACTGA